In Ascaphus truei isolate aAscTru1 chromosome 5, aAscTru1.hap1, whole genome shotgun sequence, one genomic interval encodes:
- the UPK3A gene encoding uroplakin-3a, with protein MGAWWYLSAFAWLMQISLAQAVMPLLANSNFVTINPTQTAVALEKPFCTFAAGSNSIYLYAVVNGASNLTVYSPSNIISSRTYRATKGGETAPYQVATFGIPDCQNLPVLANAQNPTQAQSILDQYLIRVGGDANCLNDPNFNGICNAPLVAGAVYRFKYVVANANGVQQGETDWSLPITTKTGKVSNLIDSWPGRRSGGMIVLTSILSVLLFLLLAGFIAAVVSCIIVPPNAEPTRHESQTVQNVPQKAQASTDVTYSSTLRSGSMERARYSTQPQA; from the exons ATGGGTGCGTGGTGGTACCTGTCTGCCTTTGCTTGGCTGATGCAGATTTCCTTGG CTCAGGCTGTAATGCCGTTGTTGGCAAACTCAAATTTTGTCACAATAAACCCCACCCAGACTGCAGTTGCTTTGGAAAAACCTTTCTGTACGTTTGCTGCCGGATCAAACAGTATCTATCTCTATGCAGTTGTTAATG GGGCTTCAAATTTAACAGTATATAGTCCCTCGAACATCATTTCTAGCCGCACCTACAGAGCAACGAAGGGAGGAGAAACTGCGCCTTACCAGGTAGCAACGTTTGGTATTCCTGATTGTCAGAATCTTCCTGTGCTGGCCAATGCGCAGAATCCCACTCAAGCACAGTCTATCTTGGACCAGTACCTCATCCGAGTGGGTGGAGATGCAAACTGTTTGAATGACCCAAACTTTAATGGCATCTGTAATGCACCTCTCGTGGCTGGTGCAGTGTACAG gtTTAAATATGTTGTTGCAAATGCAAATGGTGTACAACAAGGTGAAACTGATTGGTCTCTTCCCATCACTACAAAGACAG GCAAAGTCTCTAACTTGATTGACAGTTGGCCCGGCAGAAGAAGTGGTGGAATGATTGTCCTCACCTCCATTCTCAGTGTCCTGCTCTTCTTATTGTTGGCTGGTTTTATTGCTGCCGTAGTCTCTTGCATCAT tgtcCCACCCAATGCAGAACCTACAAGACATGAATCTCAGACCGTTCAAAATGTTCCACAAAAGGCACAGGCCAGCACCGATGTAACATATTCTTCGACACTCCGAAGTGGTTCCATGGAAAGGGCGCGTTACAGCACACAACCACAAGCCTGA